Below is a window of Mycolicibacterium rhodesiae NBB3 DNA.
TGCCGTCGTGGGCGCTGGATCGGGTTCGGCGGTTGCTTCCGGCTCCTTGGCGGGTTCGTCCGGCATGCCGCCCACGCTACCCGCTACTTCGCGGCGACCTGGACGATCGGCGGCGGGGGCGGTGGGGTGGGCAGCGGGACCGGCGGAGATCCGGGGATGTGAAGTTGGCCGGCCAACCAGGGCAGCGCACCCGCGAAGGCGCGTGATGCATACGGCCAGTCGTGGTCACCGGGCGACGTGACCACAGCGCAGGCGATCCCGTCGGCGCTGCCGAGACCGCACAGCGAGTTCGCTGCTGCACTCTGGGTGGCCGAGTTCTGGCTGTTGATCGCGAACCAGCCTGCGACACCGTTGTATCGGCCGTGCCGCGCCATGACCGCGGTCGGGTCGAACGATGCGTAGGCCGCGGCATTGCCGCCGAACAGGCGCGAGATGGATTGCTCCCTGTTGCCCGAATTGGGGGCGATGTCACCGGCGATGTCCTCGAAGGCACTGAACATGTCGGGATGCATCACCGCGAGGTCCACGGCGCAGGTACCTCCCATGGACCAGCCCACGATGCCCCAGTTCTCCGGCCGGGCGCTCACGCCGAAATTCGAAACCATGAACGGGACAACCTCTTTGGTGAGGTGGTCAGCGGCATTGCCGCGACTGCCGTTGACGCATTCGGTGTCGTTGTTGAAAGTGCCGACGGCATCGACGAATACCATCACCGGGGCGTTGCCGCCATGCGTGGCGGCGAAGTCGTCCGCAGTGGTCACCGCATTCCCGACGCGCACCCAATCGGCGGGTGTGTTGAACTCCCCGCCGATCATCATGATCGTCGGTAGTGGCGGCGGCGGGTTGGTCGCGTACCAGGCGGGCGGCAGATACACGAGCTCGCCTCGATGCTTGAAGCCCGACGCGGTGTCGCCCGTCTGCACCGGCACGACCGTGCCCTTCAGCGGGATCTGGTGATTGCGCTGCAATGCCATCACGGTGACCTGATCCGTCTCATCGGGCAGTGGTCCCGCGGTCACCTGATTCCACGCGGCCTCCACGGTCGGCCAGTACCCGGTCCACAGATCCACCGCCAGCGCGCTACACACGAGGCAGAGCGGTAGGGCGGTCGCGGCCAGGGCACGCCGCCACCACGCCGCCGACGGCCAGCCGACAATCAACACACATGCCGCGACGCCCGACAGCCCGGTCCAGATCCAGAGCCCATGAGGGGCGGGGTTGTCCGCGAGCCCTTGCGATGCGACATACCAGTACGCGGCCGACGTCAGCGCGGCGCCACACACCGCCGCCCACGGCAGCCACAGGGAGCGCCTCCGACGGATGCCCCAGACAATTGCGGCCACCACTGCGATGCCGGCGAGGATCTGGATTGTGAGGGGAATCCAGCCGTGCAGCAAGGACAGATGATGGTGGCGCAGCATCTCGCTTAACCTCACGGACACAAGAGTGGCCGCTCGACCTTGGACCCCGCTGTGGGGCAGCTGTCAACGAGGTTTGGCCAGCGGGAAGGGCAGCGTCTCGCGGATGCTGCGGCCGGTGATCAGCATCACGACGCGGTCCACACCCATTCCGAGTCCACCCGTCGGCGGCATGGCGTACTCCATGGCCTGCAGAAAGTCCTCGTCGAGTTCCATCGCCTCAGGGTCGCCGCCCGCGGCCAGCAGCGACTGCTCCTGCAGTCGTCGCCGCTGCTCGACCGGATCGGTCAGTTCGCTGTAGGCGGTTCCCAGTTCGACGCCCCACGCCACCAGGTCCCACCGCTCGGCGACGCCGGGGATGCTGCGGTGCGGCCGCGTCAGCGGTGACACCGAGGTGGGGAAGTCCTTGTAGAACGTGGGCGCTTCGGTGCGGTCCTCGACCAGGTGCTCATACAGTTCGAGCACCACCGCACCGGTGTCCCAGTGGGTCAGATACGGAATCTTCGCGCCGTCACACAGCCTGCGCAGCGTCGTGAGGTCCGTCTCGGGGCCGATCTGTTCGCCGAGCGCTTCCGATATTGCGTCGTGCACGGTTTTGACCGTCCAGACGCCCGAGATGTCGACCGGTTCCAGCGTGCCGTCGTCTCGGGGACGCATGAACACGTGCGCTCCGTTGGCTGCCAGCGCGGCGTTCTGGATCAGCTCGCGACACCCATCGATCCACACGTTGTAATCCGCGTGTGCCTGATACGCCTCCAGCAGCGTGAACTCGGGGTTGTGACTGAAGTCGACGCCCTCGTTGCGGAATGCGCGGCCCAGCTCGAAGACCCGCTCGACGCCACCGACGCACAGTCGCTTGAGGTACAGCTCAGGAGCGATGCGCAGGTACAGATCGAGGTCGTAGGCGTTGATGTGAGTCAAGAACGGCCTCGCGTTGGCGCCGCCATGGATCTGCTGCAGGATCGGCGTCTCGACTTCCAAAAACCCCTTGCCGACCAGGGTTTCGCGGATCGCGTGCAGCACACCGCTGCGCGCCCGGATCAGATCGCGTGCCTCGGTGTTGATCGCAAGGTCCACGTAACGGGCACGTACCCGGGCCTCCTGATCCGTCAGTCCTTTCCACTTGTCGGGCAGCGGGCGTAGGCACTTGCCGATCAACCGCCAGCTGAGCACGATCAGTGACCGGGTGCCCTTCTTGCTGTAGCCCATCGTCCCCGATACCTGGATCAGGTCGCCGAGATCGATGGCATGGGTGAAGTCGACCGTGGTGCCCTCTTCGAGTTGGGAATTGTCAAGCAGCAGCTGGACTTCCCCGGACCAGTCGCGCATCTGCGCGAACAGCACGCCGCCGTAGTCGCGAATGCGCAGCACCCGCCCGGCCACGGTCAGCGTGCCCGCACCCTCGGATTCGACCGCCGCGAGAATCGTGTGGCTGGGTTCGTCGCCGACGGGATAGGCGTCTATTCCGCTGTCCTGCAACGCCTTGAGCTTGGCCATCCGGACCCGTACCTGTTCGGGCAGCCGGGACTGCTCCTCCTCGTCAAGACCCACCTGGAGCTGGTCGACGTCGGGGGCGGTGCCGTCGTGGTGCAGCAGACCGCTGTCGACGATGCTCTGCGGCACCGCGGTGTGGTGGCCGGTGTGCGGCTGCTCGTGCCGACGGGAGAACGGAAGCACCAGGAAGCCTTCCGCGATCACCGACGCCACCCCGACGCGCGGTACCAGCCGCGCATCCTCGTAGCAGGCATAGCGCGGCACCCACACGGGCTGGTACTTCATGTTCGAGCGGTACAGCGTCTCGAGCTGCCACCAGCGCGAGAAGAACACCAGCAGCGCACGCCACAACCGCGCAATCGGTCCGGCGCCGAGCTGGGCGCCCTGTTCGAACGCCGAGCGGAACATCGCGAAGTTCAGCGAAACGCGTGTCACGCCAATGCCTTCGGCCTGCATGCACAGCTCGCTGACCATGAGTTCGATGGTGCCGTTGGGGGATTGGGGCGATCGGCGCATCA
It encodes the following:
- a CDS encoding alpha/beta hydrolase; amino-acid sequence: MLRHHHLSLLHGWIPLTIQILAGIAVVAAIVWGIRRRRSLWLPWAAVCGAALTSAAYWYVASQGLADNPAPHGLWIWTGLSGVAACVLIVGWPSAAWWRRALAATALPLCLVCSALAVDLWTGYWPTVEAAWNQVTAGPLPDETDQVTVMALQRNHQIPLKGTVVPVQTGDTASGFKHRGELVYLPPAWYATNPPPPLPTIMMIGGEFNTPADWVRVGNAVTTADDFAATHGGNAPVMVFVDAVGTFNNDTECVNGSRGNAADHLTKEVVPFMVSNFGVSARPENWGIVGWSMGGTCAVDLAVMHPDMFSAFEDIAGDIAPNSGNREQSISRLFGGNAAAYASFDPTAVMARHGRYNGVAGWFAINSQNSATQSAAANSLCGLGSADGIACAVVTSPGDHDWPYASRAFAGALPWLAGQLHIPGSPPVPLPTPPPPPPIVQVAAK
- the lysX gene encoding bifunctional lysylphosphatidylglycerol synthetase/lysine--tRNA ligase LysX, with product MTVTSPPGSASTAKTRRSSAFRWVPAAAGWTVGIIATLSLFASVSPFFRSLIKVPREFVNDYVFNFPDTSFAWAFVLVLLAAALAARKSIAWWILVGYMIAALGWNVGDLLSGDESWLEESGEVIGLAFHVAAIAFLVLARKEFWAKVRRGALIKAAATLVAGLVVGTLIGWGLLELFPGSLAREDRFFYALNRVGAFAGASADAFTGHPHVIVNALLGLFGALALMVAAIVLFQSQHAENALTGEDESAIRGLLELYGKNDSLGYFATRRDKSVVFAPNGRAAVTYRVEVGVCLASGDPVGDPKAWPQAIEAWLALCGDYGWAPGVMGASSAGAEAFRASGLNALQLGDEAILYPDSFRLSGPDMRAVRQAVTRARRAGASVRIRRHRDLDADEMASVIERADSWRDTDDERGFSMALGRLGDPADGDCLLVEAVQPGAGGDQVVAMLSLVPWGANGASLDLMRRSPQSPNGTIELMVSELCMQAEGIGVTRVSLNFAMFRSAFEQGAQLGAGPIARLWRALLVFFSRWWQLETLYRSNMKYQPVWVPRYACYEDARLVPRVGVASVIAEGFLVLPFSRRHEQPHTGHHTAVPQSIVDSGLLHHDGTAPDVDQLQVGLDEEEQSRLPEQVRVRMAKLKALQDSGIDAYPVGDEPSHTILAAVESEGAGTLTVAGRVLRIRDYGGVLFAQMRDWSGEVQLLLDNSQLEEGTTVDFTHAIDLGDLIQVSGTMGYSKKGTRSLIVLSWRLIGKCLRPLPDKWKGLTDQEARVRARYVDLAINTEARDLIRARSGVLHAIRETLVGKGFLEVETPILQQIHGGANARPFLTHINAYDLDLYLRIAPELYLKRLCVGGVERVFELGRAFRNEGVDFSHNPEFTLLEAYQAHADYNVWIDGCRELIQNAALAANGAHVFMRPRDDGTLEPVDISGVWTVKTVHDAISEALGEQIGPETDLTTLRRLCDGAKIPYLTHWDTGAVVLELYEHLVEDRTEAPTFYKDFPTSVSPLTRPHRSIPGVAERWDLVAWGVELGTAYSELTDPVEQRRRLQEQSLLAAGGDPEAMELDEDFLQAMEYAMPPTGGLGMGVDRVVMLITGRSIRETLPFPLAKPR